From a region of the Thiorhodovibrio winogradskyi genome:
- the tssA gene encoding type VI secretion system protein TssA: MPVSISDLGRASIPGASPAGQDARLEADYVDLKSEIEKLSSISQAEQVDWARVVQLGTKILSAQSKDLLVAAYLSVGLAQVKGFQGIADALRILLDFTTTYWDDGFPPLKRIRGRLNAMLWWRDATTTWLKTQSSPDPLPPALHQDLSARARALDQRLADCLPDFPPLHELIEQLERLPVEAPPAPESSALRAGAEGDGSDGAEDVANKNPAETGQSPASSSTKVAPASKNDSGQLSAEGVDAAQSALRSAALDFAHLSRTLAPSNPWSWKANRLAAWVAIKQLPPNQGGKTLLPAPEGTIKTALEAQLKAGRHLEAAMAAEEHFTAAIFWLDLQYVIDQALGALGQDFMAARDALRGELTGLLARLPGLEKLSFEDGTAFADARTTSWIEEIQSAGDGAGGPRQPSNSVLAVLAEAEQLLAGENAPAALDCLTKSIREAADGPSRLRIRRAQMTILCRIQRFDAAAALAEQLLRELESRQLPDWDPELAAELLIGCYHSYVGRGENADPITAKNILEKLAYLKPSVVLTM; this comes from the coding sequence ATGCCAGTGAGCATCTCGGATCTCGGTCGCGCTTCCATCCCGGGGGCTTCTCCGGCTGGCCAAGACGCTCGGCTTGAGGCCGATTATGTCGACCTCAAGTCAGAGATTGAAAAGCTCTCCTCCATTTCGCAGGCGGAGCAGGTCGACTGGGCGCGGGTTGTTCAACTCGGCACCAAGATCCTCTCGGCGCAGTCCAAAGATCTCCTTGTCGCGGCCTATCTCAGCGTTGGCCTTGCCCAAGTCAAGGGTTTCCAGGGAATCGCCGATGCGCTGCGGATTCTGCTGGATTTCACCACCACCTACTGGGATGACGGCTTCCCGCCGCTCAAGCGGATCCGTGGGCGCCTCAATGCCATGCTCTGGTGGCGGGACGCGACAACCACTTGGCTGAAAACGCAGTCCAGTCCCGATCCCTTGCCGCCAGCGCTGCATCAGGATCTCAGCGCGCGGGCGCGCGCGCTTGATCAGCGCCTGGCGGACTGCCTGCCCGATTTTCCACCATTGCACGAACTGATCGAGCAACTCGAGCGACTGCCGGTCGAGGCGCCACCAGCGCCGGAATCCAGCGCGTTGCGGGCAGGTGCCGAGGGCGATGGGAGCGACGGAGCCGAGGATGTCGCCAATAAGAATCCTGCTGAAACAGGGCAATCGCCCGCGTCGTCCTCGACCAAGGTCGCTCCAGCATCCAAAAATGATTCGGGGCAGCTGTCCGCGGAGGGAGTCGACGCCGCCCAAAGCGCGCTGCGCTCAGCCGCGCTCGACTTCGCGCATCTGAGTCGAACCCTCGCGCCTAGCAATCCCTGGAGTTGGAAAGCCAACCGTCTCGCGGCCTGGGTCGCCATCAAGCAGCTGCCGCCAAACCAAGGCGGAAAAACCCTGCTTCCCGCGCCCGAAGGCACCATTAAGACCGCGTTGGAAGCTCAACTCAAGGCTGGGCGCCATCTTGAAGCCGCAATGGCGGCCGAGGAGCACTTTACTGCCGCGATCTTTTGGTTGGATCTCCAGTATGTCATCGACCAAGCCCTGGGCGCCCTGGGGCAGGATTTCATGGCCGCGCGCGATGCTCTGCGTGGCGAATTGACCGGGTTGCTGGCACGTCTGCCAGGGCTTGAAAAGCTGTCGTTCGAGGACGGCACCGCATTCGCCGATGCCCGGACCACAAGCTGGATCGAGGAGATTCAGTCAGCGGGCGATGGCGCGGGCGGTCCTCGGCAGCCGTCAAATTCGGTGTTGGCCGTGCTTGCCGAGGCCGAGCAACTCCTGGCCGGAGAGAATGCGCCAGCTGCGCTCGACTGCCTGACAAAGTCCATCCGGGAAGCCGCCGATGGACCCTCCAGACTGCGCATTCGTCGGGCGCAAATGACCATCTTGTGCCGCATCCAAAGGTTCGACGCAGCCGCTGCTCTGGCCGAGCAGTTGCTGCGCGAGCTGGAATCCCGGCAACTGCCGGATTGGGACCCGGAGCTTGCCGCGGAATTGCTGATTGGCTGTTACCACAGCTATGTTGGGCGGGGCGAGAACGCTGACCCCATCA